In Cumulibacter soli, the genomic window CGAGCGCGCACCGATGACATCTGTCAGCGATGAGTCGACGGTGACCACGTACTACTCCACTCCCAGAATGACGGGGCGATCTGGATGCCCACCGGGCAACGTGACGAGCTCAATCTCCGGGTGCCGACGAGCCAGGTCGGCCTCGAGATCCTCGGCTAGCCCGTCCGGCGCGCGGGGTCCAACAACCAGGGTCACCATTTCACCTCCGGTGGCGAGCATCAGGTCCAGCAGCGCGATCGTGACTTCGAGGATGGACTCACCGATGGTGACGACGTCCGACCCGACGAGCCCGATCACGTCTCCGGCGCGACACGGTCCGACCATCGTGAGTGCGTCGCGGGCAGCGACTGTGACCTCGGCGTACCGGGTAGCCGCCGCCGCCTCGGCCATCGCCATGGCGTCATCGCCGAAGTAGCGGTCCTCGTCACGTACCGCGAGCGCCGCGACGCCCTGGACCACGGATTTGGTGGGTACGACCGCGACCTCAATTCCCGCCGAACGGGCCTCCGCGGCCGCGGCGTCGGCGACGGCGGCGCAATCGCCCTCGTTCGGCAGGATCACGACCTTCTTGGCACGCGTGCGCTCAATCGCGGCGAGCACCTCGGCGGTGGACGGGCGACGATTGCCTCCGCTGTCGACCACCTGGGCGCCTTCGGCCGCGAACACATCGCGCAGCGCATTTCCCGGCGCGATCGCGACGACACCGACCGTTACGTTTGCCTCGTCCTCGACGAAGGCTTCGAGGTAGGTCACCTCGATCGCACTCGGCCGCCCGGCCGTCAACCCAGCTTCGATCGCCGCTCCGACGTCGGCGGTGTGCACATGCACCTTGTGCACGGCGGCGACCTCAGGTCCATCGGCGCTCGCGACGACCACGCTGTCACCGATCCGTTGCAGTTGCGCAGTGAGGTGCTCAGCGGCCGAGGGCGACAACTCGAGCAGGTACACCACCTCGTACTGTGCCGAAGCGATCGGCGAGAGTGGTTCGGGCTCCAGATCCGGATCGCGGTGCGCCCAGCGTCGCCCGCCCGCCGGCGTGCCGGACGTGACCACGGCGAGCGCATCGAGAATGATCGATAGGCCGCGGCCGCCGGCATCGACGACGCCCGCGCGCCGCAGCACATCAAGCTGGTCGGGCGTATGACGAACCGCCTCGGCCGCGGCGGCGGCGGCCGCGGTGGTCACGGCCGCGACTCCGGCAACGGTGCGCGCGACGTGTACCGCAGCTTGCTCGGCGGCGTCCGCGGCGCGATCGGCGACTGTGAGGATAGTGCCCTCTGCCGGGTCGCCGACTGAATCCCGGGCACGCTCCGCGCCACGCCTGATCCCAGCGGCAAGGAGCGCCGGCGCGTCGGTGAGCGGCTCACCGTCGGCCAGCGAGCCGAGCACTTCGGCCATTCCACGCACGAACTGACTCAGGATGACGCCGGAATTCCCGCGCGCGCCCAGCAGGGCACCGCGGGCCATTACCGCGGCCGCCGACGCGAGTGCGGAGGGCCGCTCCCGCCTCAATGCGTCGGTCATCGCTCGCAGTGTCAGCAACATATTCGTCCCGGTATCGCCGTCCGGGACCGGGAACACATTGAGCCGATCGATTTCGTCGCGATGCGCGCCGAGTGCCTGCACGGCCGCCGCACACCACAGACGCACGGTGCGCGCGTCGATCCGCGGCCCCTGCGTATCAGCGTCCGGCGAGGTGGGCATGCGGATCCTTCCTGCGAGGCGTGCGGTGCCCACCTAGATTAAGCGATCGGCAGTAGCCACCGACGGATCGCCAAGGGATCTGCGAAGATCGATCCGTCGCGACGTCCGACGGGGTAAATGTGGCGCAGCCGACGACCGGCCGACTTTACGAATAACCGGCCAGCCGTTACTCTAGTCAGGTTGTCATCTGCACATTTTCTCGATTTTTCCAGGAGTTCCCGTGGCTAGCGTTTGCGACGTCTGTGGCAAGAAGCCGTCTTTCGGCAAGTCCGTGTCACACTCTCACCGCCGTACCAGCCGTCGTTGGAACCCGAACATCCAGCGCGTGCACGCGGTCGTTTCCGGTGGCACCCACAAGTCTCTGAATGCCTGCACGACCTGCATCAAGAGCGGCAAGGTCGTCAAGGGCTAACACGACGCATCCGAAAGGGCAGCGGCCATTCTGGTCGCTGCCCTTTTTCTCGTTGTTCGCCCAAAGTCAGGCGACACGCCCGCTCAGCGCCGCCTGCAGTATCTCCACAGTGGCGGTCTCGGTCAGTCTGGTCTGGTCGATGACGAGGTCGTACAGTGCGGCATCCGCGAGGTTGGTGCGATAGAAGGTTTTGCCGTACGCCAATCGTGCCTTGTCGTTGGCATCCACCGTCTCGGCCGCCTCACGCACGGACAACTTCTTCGACGCCGCGAACGCTTCGATGCGGCGCTCTCGAGCTCCGGTCAGCCGCACATGCAGCGCCTCGGGGAAGTCGCGCAACACGACGGCGCCGGCACGTCCGACGAACACTCCCCCGGATTCGGCGGCGATGCTACGCATGACGCGCTCCGTCGTCTCGATGAACTTGCGCTCATCGACGGCACTGCCCTGCGCGAGCACTTCGGTACCGCTGATGTCCGGCACCACCGCCATCGCGCTAATCAGCCGCCACAACCCGGTCGCTGCGCGGTTGTCCTGGGCGAGCACGTCGTCCATCGGGATGCCCAACTCACGTGAGACCGTGCGGGGTACCGCACGATCCACGAACGGGATACTCAGGCGTTGAGCGAGCAGGGAGCCGATGTGAGAGCCACGCACACCGAACGCCGTACTAACTGTGATTACCGTCATATCTAGATGATGTCATCTCTGCTCATCGGCGTCCTACCGATCACCAAAGTGTGTCCAGCCGGTGACCTCCGGCGCTGCGCCGTCGAGGGTGACACGCGGCCCCTCCGTCGAAGCCTCACGGACCTCGCCGACGACGTGCCACCCTTCGGGAACGCGATCAGCTGGGTACGTTGCAGCCAATGCATGATCCTCGCCGCCGGCGGTGATCCACTGCAACGGATCGGCGCCGAGTGCGCCGGCAATCTCGGCCATCCGCGGCGGAATCTCAAAACTACCGCCGGCCACATCGATCCAGACACCGCTTGCTTTAGCGATGTGCCCCAGATCCGCCAACAACCCGTCGCTGACGTCGCACATCGCGTGTGCGCCATGCGCAAGCGCCCGCGGGCCCTCGGCGTACGGCGGCTGCGGACGGCGATGCGCCTCGATGAACGCCTTACCTGAGCGGAACCCCCGCGACAGAATCGCTAATCCGGCCGCCGCATGTCCCAGCGTGCCGGCGACCGCGACCACATCACCGGGCACCGCGCCCGAGCGCACCACCGCGGCATGTCCACCCAGGTCCCCGAGAGCGGTCACGCTGATCACGATCGCATCGCTGCTGGACATATCGCCGCCGACGAGGGCTGCACCGGCGGTCGCACATTCGTCACGCACGCCGAGACTGAACGAATCCAGCCAACGCAGTTCGGTCTGCGCCGGGCACGCCACCCCAATCACGACCGAGGTAGCGCGCGCACCCATCGCAGCAATATCCGCGACCGCGGACGCGACAACGCGGTGACCGATGTCCTCGGCACTGGACCAGTCTTGCCGGAAGTGCCGCCCCTCGACGTACACGTCGGTGCTGATGACCACGCGCTGGTCGGGGGCCGCCACCACTGCCGCGTCATCTCCCGGACCGATGATCACCTCACCGCCGGTATCGGCGCCGGCGGTAGTGACGATCCGATCTATGACGCCGAATTCTCCGGCCGCGCCTACTGTCTGACTGTCGTTCTGCACGCGTTGACGTTAGCAATCCTGCCCGCCGCGACGATCACACCGTCACCGCCGACCCGACTTCCGCATGCCACATAGACTGGCCCGGTGCCCATGTCGCCCGCTCGCAAAGCAACCGCAATCGCCGTACCCGCAGCACTAGTTGCTGGCGGACTGACCGCATGGATCATCGGCAGCAACCTGCCCGACGATGAGGAATCGGCGGACACCGGACCGCTGACGAGCGTGAGTGTCGAGGAGATGGACGGCACCGAAGACCAGTGCGCGAACCTGGTGATCGGGCTGCCGGATTCGCTGCAGGGCAATGACAAGCGAGCGGTCAAAGGCCATCCGGGATCGTTGGCCTGGGGTGACCCGCCGACCACCCTGGTGTGTGGCGTGGCGAAGCCGGACGGACTCGATGATCCCGCGCCTAACCTCACTGCGGTGAACGGCGTGACATGGCTGATCACCCAGGACGTCGACACCTCCGCTTACGGGCTTCCCGGCAACAACGTGTTGTGGGTCGCCGTCGATCGCGAGGTATACGTCGCGGTCGCCGTACCGACCGAGACCTCAGGCAGCGGCGTGATTTCGCCGATCTCGACCACGATTGGCGAGCGACTGAAGTCGACCGGAGCCTGAGTCAGCTGGCCTCTCGTTTAGGCCTGCGCCCCATCAGCGCGGGAACGATGTCGGCGGCGTTTCGGCCTTCGTGACAAATCATCACGATCGCCTCGGTAATCGGCATCTCGACATCGTTGGCGCGCGCGAGATCGAGAATCGAACGGCAAGACTTGACGCCCTCGGCCGTCTGCCTGGTGGCGGCGATCGCCTCGTCGAGGCTCGCGCCGGAGCCCATCAACTCACCGAACGAGCGATTACGTGACAACGGTGAGATACAGGTTGCCGCGAGGTCACCGATCCCCGCGAGCCCGGCAAAGGTAACCGCCTCGGCGCCCATCTTCACACCCAGCCGGGAGATCTCCGCCAGACCACGCGTCATCAGCGTCGCCTTGGTGTTATCGCCGAAGCCCATCCCCTCGGCCATACCGCAGGCCAGTGCGATGACGTTCTTCACCGCGCCGCCCAACTCGCACCCGATGACGTCGGTGCTGGTGTAGGGCCGCATGTAACTGGTTTGGCAGGTGCGCTGCACCTCGACCGCGCGTTCGTGATCGGCACATGCGATCACGGTGGCCGCCGGCTGCTCCAGCGCGATCTCACGCGCCAAGTTCGGTCCGGTCACCACTGCGACTCGCTCCGCGGCAACGTCGGCGACCTCGGCGATCACCTGCGACATCCGCATCATCGTGCCGAGTTCGATCCCCTTCATCAAACTCACCAACGTCGCCTCGGCGCCGAGATACTGACGCCACTGAAGCAGATTCTCACGCAATGTCTGCGACGGTATGGCGAGTACCACCAGGTCGGCGCCCGTCAACGCGATGGCGGGATCACTCGTCGCGCGCAACGTCGCAGGCAGGTCGATATCGCCGAAATAGTCGCGATTACGGTGCGTTTCGTTGATCTGGCGCGCGACATCCTCTCGGCGAGCCCACAACTGGACCGAAGCGCCGGCATCGGCAAGTACCTTCGCGAACGCCGTGCCCCAGGATCCGGCGCCCATCACCGCCGCACGCGTACTCATACCGCGTCTGACGCATCATCGTCAGCGGTCTTTGCGCGCCCTGTCGGACGATACAACTCGGCCGGCGGCTGCTGCTGACGCATCAGCCCGACCTCGTCGGCGATCCGGCGCATCATCACATCGGTCAATGCCCGCGCCGTCTCGTTGTCGGTGCGCCCGTGGTACTGGCTGATATCCATGGGCTCCAACGCCCGAATGTGGGACTGCTTGCGCGGTAAGAGATCGAGCTTCTTGGTGTGGTAATCGTAGGAACGGTGCGCGCCCCACTGCGCGATCGGAATCACCGGCACATCCGGTACGGCGAGCGCGATGCGCGCTATACCGGTCTTCGCACGCATCGGCCAGAAGTCGGGATCGCGGGTCACGGTGCCCTCTGGATAGACCGCCACCACCCCGCCGGCGCGCAGGGTTTCGATAGCCGAGTCAAGCGACGCTTGAGCCGCGGCCGACCCACGGCTGACTGATATCTGGCGCGCCTTCGTCATCAGTTTCCCGACGATCGGCACCTTGAACACGCCGTCTTTGATCATGAAACTAGGCACGCGCCCTGCGGTCCATACGAACGAAGCGGTGGCCAGCGGGTCCAGTACCGAGATGTGATTCAGCACCAGGATCGCCGGACCGTCTACCGGGATCTGGTCTCGTCCTTCGAACTTCTCTTTGAAGGTCAGCCTCGACAGATTGCGCACGACCGGGATCATCAGCCGCAGCGACCAGTTCAACGGGCCCGCGGTGCGGCGTCCTCGTTTGACGGGTTTTTTCACAGAGTCGCGCAACGCGCCGTCCTTTCACTTCAGTCCGGATTCTCCACCACACTGAGTAGCAACAATAGCTAGTTGGGACACTGGTGACGATGACAACTCACGAGGCGATCCGCTGGCATGTCGTCGTACCGGTGAAGGCTCGGTCGGCGTCCAAGACCAGACTCTCGCCCGACGCACGTCGAGCGCAACTTGCGCTGGCCTTCGCCCTGGATACGTTTCACGCCGTCCTCGGGTGCGCGTCCGTGGCGTCGCTCATCGTGGTCACCGATGACGACGACGTCCGGATCCGAGCGCGCGAGCTGGGCGCACGGGTCATCAGCGAGTTGGACGATCCACAGGTCCGCGGATTCGACCGGCTCAACGCGGCGCTGCGGTACGGCGTTGAGCAGACAGGGATCAACGCAGCGCCCACGGCCGCGCTCACAGCCGACCTCCCCGCGCTACGGCCCGCAGAGCTCGAGCGCGCCCTGCGTGCGGCAGCGGCCCACCAGCGGGCGTTTGTGCCCGATCACGAGGGCACGGGCACCTCGATGCTGACCGCGCTACGCGGCGCGGACCTGGCACCACAATTCGGGATCGCCTCCGCAGAAGCGCACCGTAACTCCGGGGCGGCCGAGCTGAACCTGACGGACGTTCCAGGCCTGCGTCTGGACGTTGACTGGCAGCACGACTTACAAGCGGTTCGCCGGCTGGGGTGCGGCGCGGCCACCAGCGCCATACTCGAGGCCCAGCGCAGCGAGTGCTAGGGAAATAACTACAGAACTTGCACGCCAGCGGCGGCGTTCCGGGCCGCGATGGGCCAAACTTGAGGTATGACTGCCGAGCCGCTCGCCGATATCGCTACCTCACCGGAACGATTCACCAACCGGGAGATCTCCTGGCTAGATTTCAATGCCCGCGTCCTCGCTGCCGCGGAGGATTCACGCGTTCCGTTGCTGGAGCGCGTGAAGTTCCTCGCGATCTTCGCCAGTAACCTCGACGAGTTCTACATGGTGCGCGTGGCCGGCCTCAAACGGCGTCAGGATATGGGCGTCATGGTTCGGTCCGCGGACGGCCGCACCGCCGCTGAGCAGCTCGAAATGATCACCGAGAAGGCTCAGGGGCTCGTACACCGGCACATTCGATGCTTCACTGATGACATCCAGCCGGCGCTTCGCGCCGAGGGCATTGAGATCGTTGCGCACGATCAGCTCTCGGACGACGAGAAGAAGCGGATGGACGAGCATTTCTTGCGCAACGTCTTTCCCGTTCTGACGCCACTCGCGGTCGATCCGGCGCACCCCTTCCCTTACATTTCCGGGCGCTCGCTGAACTTGGCTGTCGTTATTCGGGAACCCGGCAGCAAGATCGAGCGGTTCGCGCGGGTCAAGATCCCCTCGAACATGCACCGGCTGGTGCGCGTCGGCAAAGCCCGATTCCTGCCGTTGGAATCATTGATCTCGGCAAACCTCAGCGACCTTTTCCCCGGTATGGAGATCATCGACAGCCACCCGTTCCGGGTGACCCGTAATGCCGACTTGGACGTCGAGGAGGACCGCGACGAAGATCTGTTGCAGGCACTCGAACGTGAACTGGCGCGGCGCCGGTTCGGCCCGGCCGTCCGGCTGGAAGTCACCGACGAAATGGACGACAAGATCCTCGACTTGCTCACTCGCGAGATCGACGTGGATCCGGTCGATGTGATCGTCGTTCCGGGCCTACTTGACCTGTCCTCGCTCTGGGCGATCGTGAGCGTGGATCGCCCAGACCTCAAGGACAACGCGTTCGTGCCTGGATCCCCGGCGCGGCTCGCGAAGTCGGAATCCTTCTTCGATGTGCTGCGCGATGGGGATGTGCTGCTGCATCACCCCTACGATTCGTTTGCCACGACGACGCAGAAGTTCATCGAACAGGCGGCGAACGATCCTCAGGTGCTGGCGATCAAGCAAACCCTGTACCGCACTTCCGGTGACTCTCCCATCGTGCATGCTCTGATCAACGCGGCCGAGGCAGGCAAACAGGTCGTGGTGCTGGTCGAGATCAAGGCGCGCTTCGATGAGGCGGCGAACATCAGCTGGGCCCGCAAACTGGAGCGCGCCGGATGCCACGTCGTGTACGGGATCGTCGGGCTGAAAACGCA contains:
- a CDS encoding DUF3515 domain-containing protein, whose amino-acid sequence is MSPARKATAIAVPAALVAGGLTAWIIGSNLPDDEESADTGPLTSVSVEEMDGTEDQCANLVIGLPDSLQGNDKRAVKGHPGSLAWGDPPTTLVCGVAKPDGLDDPAPNLTAVNGVTWLITQDVDTSAYGLPGNNVLWVAVDREVYVAVAVPTETSGSGVISPISTTIGERLKSTGA
- a CDS encoding AAA family ATPase — encoded protein: MTVITVSTAFGVRGSHIGSLLAQRLSIPFVDRAVPRTVSRELGIPMDDVLAQDNRAATGLWRLISAMAVVPDISGTEVLAQGSAVDERKFIETTERVMRSIAAESGGVFVGRAGAVVLRDFPEALHVRLTGARERRIEAFAASKKLSVREAAETVDANDKARLAYGKTFYRTNLADAALYDLVIDQTRLTETATVEILQAALSGRVA
- a CDS encoding RNA degradosome polyphosphate kinase, with the translated sequence MTAEPLADIATSPERFTNREISWLDFNARVLAAAEDSRVPLLERVKFLAIFASNLDEFYMVRVAGLKRRQDMGVMVRSADGRTAAEQLEMITEKAQGLVHRHIRCFTDDIQPALRAEGIEIVAHDQLSDDEKKRMDEHFLRNVFPVLTPLAVDPAHPFPYISGRSLNLAVVIREPGSKIERFARVKIPSNMHRLVRVGKARFLPLESLISANLSDLFPGMEIIDSHPFRVTRNADLDVEEDRDEDLLQALERELARRRFGPAVRLEVTDEMDDKILDLLTREIDVDPVDVIVVPGLLDLSSLWAIVSVDRPDLKDNAFVPGSPARLAKSESFFDVLRDGDVLLHHPYDSFATTTQKFIEQAANDPQVLAIKQTLYRTSGDSPIVHALINAAEAGKQVVVLVEIKARFDEAANISWARKLERAGCHVVYGIVGLKTHCKTALVVREEAGTLRRYCHIGTGNYNPKTARLYEDLGLLTADPEIGADLTDLFNVLTGYSGQKFYRKLLVAPHGVRNGLIDRIEREADHARAGREARIIIKSNHIVDEDSIDALYRASQAGVQVDLVIRTNCSVRPGVPGLSENIRVRSIVGRFLEHSRVSYFHNDARPEVFIGSADLMHRNLDRRVEVLLRVDDSAARSQIIAMVERMMDDDIIGWDLQADGTWRNSEDGSEQPMVDFQAEQIRRIGRSE
- a CDS encoding DAK2 domain-containing protein produces the protein MPTSPDADTQGPRIDARTVRLWCAAAVQALGAHRDEIDRLNVFPVPDGDTGTNMLLTLRAMTDALRRERPSALASAAAVMARGALLGARGNSGVILSQFVRGMAEVLGSLADGEPLTDAPALLAAGIRRGAERARDSVGDPAEGTILTVADRAADAAEQAAVHVARTVAGVAAVTTAAAAAAAEAVRHTPDQLDVLRRAGVVDAGGRGLSIILDALAVVTSGTPAGGRRWAHRDPDLEPEPLSPIASAQYEVVYLLELSPSAAEHLTAQLQRIGDSVVVASADGPEVAAVHKVHVHTADVGAAIEAGLTAGRPSAIEVTYLEAFVEDEANVTVGVVAIAPGNALRDVFAAEGAQVVDSGGNRRPSTAEVLAAIERTRAKKVVILPNEGDCAAVADAAAAEARSAGIEVAVVPTKSVVQGVAALAVRDEDRYFGDDAMAMAEAAAATRYAEVTVAARDALTMVGPCRAGDVIGLVGSDVVTIGESILEVTIALLDLMLATGGEMVTLVVGPRAPDGLAEDLEADLARRHPEIELVTLPGGHPDRPVILGVE
- a CDS encoding NAD(P)H-dependent glycerol-3-phosphate dehydrogenase; protein product: MSTRAAVMGAGSWGTAFAKVLADAGASVQLWARREDVARQINETHRNRDYFGDIDLPATLRATSDPAIALTGADLVVLAIPSQTLRENLLQWRQYLGAEATLVSLMKGIELGTMMRMSQVIAEVADVAAERVAVVTGPNLAREIALEQPAATVIACADHERAVEVQRTCQTSYMRPYTSTDVIGCELGGAVKNVIALACGMAEGMGFGDNTKATLMTRGLAEISRLGVKMGAEAVTFAGLAGIGDLAATCISPLSRNRSFGELMGSGASLDEAIAATRQTAEGVKSCRSILDLARANDVEMPITEAIVMICHEGRNAADIVPALMGRRPKREAS
- a CDS encoding thiamine-phosphate kinase, producing MQNDSQTVGAAGEFGVIDRIVTTAGADTGGEVIIGPGDDAAVVAAPDQRVVISTDVYVEGRHFRQDWSSAEDIGHRVVASAVADIAAMGARATSVVIGVACPAQTELRWLDSFSLGVRDECATAGAALVGGDMSSSDAIVISVTALGDLGGHAAVVRSGAVPGDVVAVAGTLGHAAAGLAILSRGFRSGKAFIEAHRRPQPPYAEGPRALAHGAHAMCDVSDGLLADLGHIAKASGVWIDVAGGSFEIPPRMAEIAGALGADPLQWITAGGEDHALAATYPADRVPEGWHVVGEVREASTEGPRVTLDGAAPEVTGWTHFGDR
- the rpmB gene encoding 50S ribosomal protein L28; the protein is MASVCDVCGKKPSFGKSVSHSHRRTSRRWNPNIQRVHAVVSGGTHKSLNACTTCIKSGKVVKG
- the cofC gene encoding 2-phospho-L-lactate guanylyltransferase codes for the protein MTTHEAIRWHVVVPVKARSASKTRLSPDARRAQLALAFALDTFHAVLGCASVASLIVVTDDDDVRIRARELGARVISELDDPQVRGFDRLNAALRYGVEQTGINAAPTAALTADLPALRPAELERALRAAAAHQRAFVPDHEGTGTSMLTALRGADLAPQFGIASAEAHRNSGAAELNLTDVPGLRLDVDWQHDLQAVRRLGCGAATSAILEAQRSEC
- a CDS encoding lysophospholipid acyltransferase family protein: MRDSVKKPVKRGRRTAGPLNWSLRLMIPVVRNLSRLTFKEKFEGRDQIPVDGPAILVLNHISVLDPLATASFVWTAGRVPSFMIKDGVFKVPIVGKLMTKARQISVSRGSAAAQASLDSAIETLRAGGVVAVYPEGTVTRDPDFWPMRAKTGIARIALAVPDVPVIPIAQWGAHRSYDYHTKKLDLLPRKQSHIRALEPMDISQYHGRTDNETARALTDVMMRRIADEVGLMRQQQPPAELYRPTGRAKTADDDASDAV